CCCCCGAGCAGCTGCGCGGCCTGGAACTGAGTTTTGCCACCGATATCTTCGCGATAGGCGCGCTCCTCTATGAGACGCTGGTTGGCCAGCCGATGATCGCCTCCTCGACGCTACGTGACTGCGCGCGAGAAGTTCGCGAGATACCGGGCTGGAAGGTGCCGGCTACGCTCAACATCCGCCCCGCACTGGTGGAGGTGGTTGAGCGGGCGGTGAGCAAAGATCCGGCAAAGCGTTTCTCCTCGGCCACCGAGATGCTCCAGGCTCTGGAGGCCTGCGAGGTCGTCGCCCGCGACGAACTCCCCGATCCCACAAGTGAAGAGGAGTCGCTCTTTGGCGCCAGCGCTCAACTGATGGACCCCAATGTGCTCGACCCGGATCAGTCTCAGAACTACTTTCTCTGGGCCTCACAGCCGCGGGAGCATCGCTCGACGCCACCGCCCTCCCCCGCCCGATCTCCTCGCCATACTCCGGCACGCCAACCACGCTCGACCCCGGGACGCGCGCCACGCTCCCCCCGCCCGGCGCTGCCCACCACCTCGGGGCCCCACTCCACCATCGACAGCGATCTGGAACTCGCTCTGCCACCGCGCGCCACGCCCGCTCAAGGCCCCAACGCACCCACCACGCGCCCGATGGCCGCGACGACGCCATCGACCAGCAGGCACCGAGGTACGCCCAGGCGCCGACGCGCGCTCATGCGGATTGTCCCCCTGGCCCTGTTCGCCCTGGCCACGGGCCTCTGGTTCTACCGGCAGAACACCTCGTCAGACGCCCCCGAAGTCCCCGCGGAGAGCGCCGCATCCTCGCTCCCCGCCGAGCACCAGCCCGACGAGAACACGCCCCCCGACGCCAGACGCTCCAGCCCCTTTAGCACCGAAGGCATTCTGCTGGCAGCGCGCTCCGAAGGCTGGCGCGTGGTAAGCGCTCGCGATCCCGTCCACATCAAAGGGCTCTCCTACGAAGCCACCGTGATGGCACGCGGCCCCTCCACCCTGGAGGTGACCATCTACCAGGCCGACGACCGCGAGGCCCTCAATGATATTGTCGCCACCGTGAAGCCTCCCGACCTCTATCTTCAGCTCGACCACCATATTGTGCGCATCCACCCCCGCGATGATCGTGCCACGCGCGACGCCACCACCCTCCTGGAGCGACTTGGTCAGTACCGAGAACTCGTCTACGCCGAGCTTGAAGGTGCCGCCACTTCACCTTGACAGCACCCGCCCGCTACGCGTTCACTAAGCCCCACCCACTGCTCGCCATACTGACCCCATAATGAAGATGATGGTGCCGATGTCTCGCAACCACTCGCCAGTCCTCGCCATGTGTGCCTTTATTGGGC
This DNA window, taken from Lujinxingia sediminis, encodes the following:
- a CDS encoding serine/threonine-protein kinase, translating into MDAGDFLERASIIGGKYRLDEVIGRGGFSNVYGGVHTGMDRRVAVKVFDPSLPANQDPARAQRRAERFEREARLVSKLTHPNTVTIFDYGVDKDGLLYLVMEYIEGPTLKEAIAERGPFEERTAVTTFLQILASLEEAHHRNMLHRDLKPANIMLTRNFKGEEIVKVLDFGIARIVGESAPETGPNGRKLFLGTPRYAPPEQLRGLELSFATDIFAIGALLYETLVGQPMIASSTLRDCAREVREIPGWKVPATLNIRPALVEVVERAVSKDPAKRFSSATEMLQALEACEVVARDELPDPTSEEESLFGASAQLMDPNVLDPDQSQNYFLWASQPREHRSTPPPSPARSPRHTPARQPRSTPGRAPRSPRPALPTTSGPHSTIDSDLELALPPRATPAQGPNAPTTRPMAATTPSTSRHRGTPRRRRALMRIVPLALFALATGLWFYRQNTSSDAPEVPAESAASSLPAEHQPDENTPPDARRSSPFSTEGILLAARSEGWRVVSARDPVHIKGLSYEATVMARGPSTLEVTIYQADDREALNDIVATVKPPDLYLQLDHHIVRIHPRDDRATRDATTLLERLGQYRELVYAELEGAATSP